One genomic window of Streptomyces sp. WP-1 includes the following:
- a CDS encoding peroxiredoxin, protein MSERVEVGDKAEDFALPDESGTLRSLGELLADGPVVLFFYPAALTPGCTAEACHFRDLAAEFAALGARPVGISGDDVDKQREFAGRHTLGMPLLSDADGTVRERFGVKRGFTLAPTKRVTFVIAGDRTVLEIVRSELRMNTHADKALAALRAHLA, encoded by the coding sequence ATGAGTGAGCGTGTCGAGGTCGGGGACAAGGCGGAGGACTTCGCCCTCCCCGACGAGTCCGGGACCCTCCGCAGCCTCGGCGAACTGCTCGCCGACGGGCCCGTGGTCCTCTTCTTCTACCCCGCCGCCCTCACCCCGGGCTGCACCGCCGAAGCCTGCCACTTCCGCGACCTCGCCGCCGAGTTCGCCGCGCTCGGCGCCCGGCCCGTCGGCATCAGCGGCGACGACGTCGACAAGCAGCGGGAGTTCGCCGGCCGCCACACGCTCGGCATGCCCCTCCTGTCCGACGCCGACGGCACGGTCCGCGAGCGCTTCGGGGTCAAGCGCGGTTTCACCCTCGCCCCCACCAAACGCGTCACCTTCGTCATCGCCGGGGACCGCACCGTACTGGAGATCGTCCGCAGCGAGCTGCGCATGAACACCCACGCCGACAAGGCCCTCGCCGCCCTGCGCGCCCACCTGGCCTGA
- a CDS encoding SpoIIE family protein phosphatase: MDRVAAVAIIDTRGWVTGWSEGARLLTGHPAEEVVGRPAAELLAAELPGEARSARTGTRHGTVALRHRDGHRLDLAVTACPLDGGDGRPAGYAVTAEPPGVALAAQAFEQASMSMSVFDLQQRYLRLNDAACKVIGVPEEGLTGRFFLDTVADTESNRGFLRHLREVAETGLPVRYESFAAAPALNREHFWSLEMWPLRDASGTPTAVALAAYDNNEQYWARRRLALLNEAATRIGTTLDVVRTAEELIEILVPRYADFATVDLLDWVLGADEPPMAAVDDIELHRVAYTSTRPGSPGVAVRVGETQIYPPSAPPACALREGHAILSQAGEPGFRAWLADRDERAPRGRPFREGVHSMIAVPLRARGTTLGVAVCVRLAHPEDYGPDDAVFAEELASRAAVCIDNARRFARERSTALALQHSLLPSGLPGQAALDVAHRYLPCGSQAGIGGDWFDVIPLSGGRVGLVVGDVVGHGISSSATMGRLRTAVRTLADVDLPPDELLTHLDDLVTHLAAENGRDEVAEIGATCVYAVYDPVSRRLTLATAGHPAPFLVLPGGDGAELVPMTAGPPLGIGGLPFEATELELPEGSVVALFTDGLVAHRAGNPDGADDELRRAVGASADSLDALADGILKAVLPDQPGDDVALLLVRTRALGADRVATWEVPAHPAQVAVLRQAAGEQLAAWGLEETAFVTELVVSELVTNAIRYGEPPIQLRLIRDRALICEVSDGSSTSPHLRRAHAYDEGGRGLLLVAQLTRRWGSRQTAAGKTIWAEQPLPDA; encoded by the coding sequence ATGGACCGTGTCGCCGCCGTGGCGATCATCGACACTCGGGGCTGGGTGACCGGGTGGAGCGAGGGCGCGCGGCTGCTCACGGGCCACCCGGCCGAGGAGGTCGTGGGCCGCCCCGCGGCGGAGCTGCTCGCCGCGGAACTCCCCGGGGAGGCCCGCAGCGCGCGGACGGGGACGCGGCACGGCACCGTCGCCCTGCGCCACCGCGACGGCCACCGCCTCGACCTCGCCGTCACCGCCTGCCCCCTCGACGGCGGCGACGGACGGCCCGCGGGCTACGCCGTGACGGCCGAACCGCCCGGCGTCGCGCTCGCCGCACAGGCTTTCGAGCAGGCGTCCATGTCGATGTCCGTCTTCGACCTCCAGCAGCGCTACCTGCGCCTCAACGACGCCGCCTGCAAGGTCATCGGCGTCCCCGAGGAGGGGCTGACCGGCAGGTTCTTCCTGGACACCGTGGCCGACACCGAGTCCAACCGGGGCTTTCTGCGCCATCTGCGCGAGGTCGCCGAGACCGGCCTGCCCGTGCGCTACGAGAGCTTCGCCGCCGCGCCCGCGCTGAACCGGGAGCACTTCTGGAGCCTGGAGATGTGGCCGCTGCGCGACGCCTCGGGCACCCCCACCGCCGTCGCCCTGGCCGCCTACGACAACAACGAGCAGTACTGGGCCAGACGCCGGCTCGCCCTGCTCAACGAGGCCGCCACCCGCATCGGCACCACTCTCGACGTGGTGCGCACCGCCGAGGAACTGATCGAGATCCTCGTCCCGCGCTACGCCGACTTCGCGACCGTCGACCTGCTCGACTGGGTGCTCGGCGCCGACGAGCCCCCGATGGCCGCCGTCGACGACATCGAGCTGCACCGCGTCGCCTACACGTCCACCCGGCCCGGCAGCCCCGGAGTGGCCGTCCGGGTCGGCGAGACCCAGATCTACCCGCCCTCCGCGCCGCCCGCCTGCGCGCTGCGCGAGGGCCACGCGATCCTCAGCCAGGCGGGCGAACCGGGATTCCGGGCCTGGCTCGCGGACCGCGACGAGCGCGCGCCCCGGGGCCGCCCCTTCCGGGAGGGCGTCCACTCCATGATCGCCGTACCGCTGCGCGCCCGTGGCACCACCCTGGGCGTCGCGGTCTGCGTGCGGCTCGCCCATCCGGAGGACTACGGCCCCGACGACGCCGTCTTCGCGGAGGAACTGGCCAGCCGCGCCGCCGTCTGCATCGACAACGCCCGCCGCTTCGCCCGCGAACGCAGCACCGCCCTCGCCCTCCAGCACAGCCTGCTGCCGAGCGGACTGCCCGGACAGGCCGCGCTCGACGTGGCCCACCGCTATCTGCCGTGCGGCTCCCAGGCCGGGATCGGCGGCGACTGGTTCGATGTCATCCCGCTCTCCGGCGGCCGGGTCGGACTGGTCGTCGGCGATGTGGTGGGCCACGGCATCAGCTCCTCGGCCACCATGGGCCGGCTGCGCACCGCCGTGCGCACCCTCGCCGACGTGGATCTGCCGCCGGACGAACTCCTCACCCACCTCGACGACCTGGTGACCCACCTGGCCGCCGAGAACGGCCGCGATGAGGTCGCCGAGATCGGCGCCACCTGCGTGTACGCCGTCTACGACCCCGTCTCGCGCCGTCTCACGCTCGCCACCGCCGGCCACCCGGCCCCGTTCCTCGTCCTGCCCGGCGGCGACGGCGCCGAACTCGTGCCCATGACCGCCGGGCCGCCCCTCGGCATCGGCGGACTGCCCTTCGAGGCGACGGAGCTGGAACTGCCCGAGGGCTCCGTCGTGGCCCTGTTCACCGACGGCCTGGTCGCCCACCGCGCCGGGAACCCGGACGGCGCCGACGACGAACTGCGGCGCGCCGTCGGGGCGTCCGCCGACTCCCTCGACGCCCTCGCCGACGGCATCCTCAAGGCCGTACTGCCCGACCAGCCCGGCGACGACGTGGCGCTGCTGCTGGTGCGCACCCGCGCCCTCGGCGCCGACCGGGTCGCCACCTGGGAGGTGCCCGCGCACCCCGCCCAGGTCGCCGTCCTCCGGCAGGCCGCCGGGGAGCAACTGGCGGCCTGGGGGCTGGAGGAGACCGCGTTCGTCACCGAACTCGTCGTCAGCGAACTCGTCACCAACGCGATCCGCTACGGCGAACCGCCCATCCAGCTACGGCTGATCCGCGACCGCGCCCTCATCTGCGAGGTCTCCGACGGCAGTTCCACCTCCCCGCACCTGCGCCGGGCGCACGCCTACGACGAGGGCGGCCGGGGACTGCTGCTGGTCGCACAGCTCACCCGGCGCTGGGGGAGCAGGCAGACGGCCGCGGGCAAGACCATCTGGGCCGAACAGCCGCTCCCCGACGCCTGA